Proteins encoded together in one Quercus lobata isolate SW786 chromosome 3, ValleyOak3.0 Primary Assembly, whole genome shotgun sequence window:
- the LOC115981394 gene encoding NAC domain-containing protein 86-like, with the protein MAAMFPVGFRFRPTDEELVRSYLYPKVTGTQTQGDDLIPKHDIPEHDLYAPNTEPSKIWNQFGGKNLEEKQEELELLFFTRLKRVSSTGSRIKRTIGGGCWKGDASGKSAKNVLETKSKTMKRIGFKKTFHYKNDQSKDSNRWILHELSLDESFLRHAKMGDMVVCRLRKQPKKEEIIPSTHVSSQTSQNANLMLEFLLELLQSNSREITMAPTMIPVGYRFCPTDEDLVLHYLYPKVIGTQTREDDRIPEHDLYAPNTEPWKIWEAFGGPNLEEIQEELELLFFTRLKRVSSTDSRIKRTIGKGCWKGDASGKYAKDVLETMTRTRIGFKKTFHYKNDESKDNNRWILHELSLDNSLLSQAKIKDLVVCRLRKHLKKEAITPHTKVSSPATDLMLDYWKLDSGEILFDPPIS; encoded by the exons ATGGCCGCGATGTTCCCTGTGGGTTTTAGATTTCGTCCCACAGACGAAGAGTTAGTGAGGTCTTACCTTTACCCAAAAGTAACAGGAACACAAACCCAAGGGGATGATCTTATTCCAAAACACGATATTCCAGAACACGATCTTTACGCACCCAACACTGAACCTTCGAAAATTTGGAATCAATTTGGAGGGAAAAATCTGGAAGAAAAACAGGAAGAGCTCGAGCTCTTGTTCTTCACAAGGTTGAAGAGGGTCTCCTCCACCGGCTCTCGCATCAAGCGAACCATCGGCGGAGGCTGTTGGAAAGGCGATGCTTCGGGAAAGTCTGCTAAGAATGTTTTGGAAACAAAGAGTAAAACGATGAAAAGAATAGGATTCAAAAAGACTTTCCATTATAAGAATGATCAGTCTAAAGACAGCAATCGTTGGATCTTGCATGAGCTTTCCTTGGACGAGTCTTTTCTACGACATGCTAAG ATGGGAGACATGGTAGTTTGTCGACTGCGAAAACAacctaaaaaagaagagataatCCCAAGCACACACGTATCAAGTCAGACCAGTCAAAATGCAAATTTGATGTTAGAGTTTTTGCTAGAACTTTTGCAATCAAATTCAAGAGAAATAACAATGGCACCCACGATGATCCCTGTGGGTTATAGGTTTTGTCCCACAGACGAAGATTTGGTGCTTCACTACCTTTACCCAAAGGTAATAGGAACACAAACCCGTGAGGACGATCGTATTCCAGAACATGATCTCTACGCACCCAACACTGAACCTTGGAAAATCTGGGAAGCATTTGGAGGGCCAAATCTGGAAGAAATCCAGGAAGAGCTTGAGCTGTTGTTCTTCACAAGGTTGAAGAGGGTCTCCTCTACCGACTCTCGTATCAAGCGAACCATCGGCAAAGGTTGCTGGAAGGGCGATGCTTCGGGAAAATACGCTAAGGATGTTTTGGAAACAATGACGAGGACAAGAATTGGATTCAAAAAGACTTTCCATTATAAGAATGATGAGTCTAAAGACAACAATCGTTGGATCTTGCATGAGCTTTCCTTGGACAACTCTCTTCTGTCGCAAGCTAag ATAAAAGATTTGGTAGTTTGTCGGCTGAGAAAACACCTTAAGAAAGAAGCGATAACTCCACATACAAAGGTATCAAGTCCAGCTACAGATTTGATGTTAGATTACTGGAAATTAGATTCAGGAGAAATATTATTTGATCCCCCAATAAGTTGA
- the LOC115978893 gene encoding probable methyltransferase PMT5: MRSSWFSKLSVIFGSRPPLSWLLLCLISLVALITVLGSSSSNAFDSVTPTPVPNIYLNYRRLKEQAAVDYLELKSLSLGASHQRELGLCGKERENYVPCFNISENLLAGFKDGEEFDRHCEVSRDRERCLVRPPKDYKIPLRWPTGRDVIWSGNVKITKDQFLSSGSMTKRLMLLEENQITFHSEDGLTFDGVNDYSRQIAEMIGLGSETEFLQAGVRTVLDIGCGFGGFGAHLLSLKVMAVCIAAYEATGSQVQFALERGLPAMIGNFILRQLPYPSLSFDMVHCAQCGIVWDEKDGMFLIEADRVLKPGGYFVLTSPTDKLHESSVSMKNRNMLTPLEELTQKICWSLLAQQDETFIWQKTGDTDCYASRKQGGVPLCQEGHDDQSYYQPLLSCISGTNSKRWIPIQNRSSNSHMSSTELEVHGVLPEDFFEDLQVWKSALKNYWSLLTPLIFSDHPKRPGDEDPLPPFNMVRNVMDMNAHYGGLNAAFLEEKKSVWVMNVVPIRGPNTLPLILNQGFAGVLHDWCEPFPTYPRTYDMLHANGLLSHLTSERCSLMDLFLEMDRMLRPEGWVVLSDKVGAIEMGRTLAAQIRWEARVIDLQNGSDQRLLVCQKPFVKK; this comes from the exons ATGAGAAGCTCTTGGTTCAGTAAACTATCTGTTATTTTCGGCTCTAGACCGCCGCTCAGCTGGTTACTCTTGTGCCTTATTAGCTTGGTTGCACTAATTACGGTTTTAGGATCGTCTTCTTCTAATGCATTTGACTCTGTAACTCCCACTCCGGTACCAAACATTTATTTGAACTATAGAAGGCTAAAGGAGCAGGCAGCAGTAGATTATTTGGAGCTGAAGTCTCTCTCACTTGGAGCTAGTCACCAAAGAGAACTTGGCCTTTGTggcaaagaaagagaaaattatgtTCCTTGTTTCAATATTTCAGAAAATTTGTTAGCTGGCTTTAAAGATGGGGAGGAGTTTGATCGTCATTGTGAAGTTTCAAGAGATCGAGAGCGGTGTTTAGTTCGCCCTCCTAAGGACTATAAGATTCCCTTGAGGTGGCCTACTGGTAGGGACGTGATATGGAGTGGAAATGTGAAGATAACCAAAGACCAATTTCTTTCGTCTGGAAGCATGACCAAAAG GTTGATGTTACTAGAAGAGAATCAAATTACTTTTCACTCTGAGGATGGATTGACCTTTGATGGTGTTAATGACTATTCTCGCCAGATTGCGGAGATGATAGGGTTAGGAAGTGAGACTGAATTTCTTCAAGCTGGG GTGCGTACTGTACTAGATATTGGCTGTGGATTTGGTGGCTTTGGAGCTCATTTACTCTCACTGAAGGTAATGGCTGTTTGTATTGCTGCTTATGAGGCAACTGGCAGCCAAGTCCAATTTGCCCTTGAGAGAGGTCTTCCGGCAATGATTGGAAACTTCATTTTGAGACAGCTTCCATATCCGTCATTATCATTTGACATGGTTCATTGTGCTCAGTGTGGTATTGTTTGGGATGAAAAAG ATGGAATGTTCCTTATTGAAGCTGACCGGGTACTTAAGCCTGGAGGTTACTTTGTATTAACATCACCCACAGACAAGCTACATGAAAGTTCAGTTAGTATGAAGAATAGAAACATGTTAACACCATTGGAAGAATTGACCCAGAAAATCTGTTGGAGTCTTCTAGCTCAACAAGATGAAACTTTCATCTGGCAGAAAACTGGGGATACTGATTGTTATGCATCTCG CAAGCAGGGTGGTGTACCACTTTGTCAAGAAGGGCACGATGATCAATCATATTATCAGCCCCTTTTATCGTGTATAAGTGGGACCAATAGCAAACGCTGGATTCCAATCCAGAACAGATCCTCTAATTCTCATATGAGCTCAACTGAGCTTGAAGTTCATG GCGTTTTGCCTGAAGATTTTTTTGAGGATTTACAGGTTTGGAAATCAGCTCTGAAAAATTATTGGTCTCTGCTTACACCCCTAATTTTCTCGGACCATCCAAAGAGGCCAGGTGATGAGGACCCGTTACCCCCATTTAACATGGTACGCAATGTGATGGACATGAATGCTCATTATGGGGGTCTTAATGCTGCAtttttggaagagaaaaaatCAGTATGGGTGATGAATGTAGTGCCCATCAGAGGTCCTAATACACTTCCTCTTATACTTAATCAAGGTTTTGCTGGTGTTTTGCACGACTG GTGTGAACCTTTCCCCACATACCCTAGAACATATGATATGCTTCATGCAAATGGGCTTCTTTCGCATCTTACTTCAGAGAGGTGCAGCTTGATGGACTTATTCTTAGAGATGGACCGGATGTTGCGCCCTGag GGATGGGTTGTTCTTTCTGATAAAGTGGGAGCTATAGAGATGGGACGAACACTTGCTGCACAAATACGATGGGAAGCAAGGGTGATTGACCTTCAAAATGGTAGTGACCAGCGGTTACTTGTTTGCCAGAAACCATTCGTAAAGAAATGA
- the LOC115981395 gene encoding NAC domain-containing protein 41-like, which yields MAAASSSSSSSTPEWPGGFVFDPLDEVLVIHYLHPKATEISNCKCPEVIPECDLYGTEEPWQIWEKMEEANNCIRNKDEMFFFTRLKRVSSKSNRCKRSIGKGCWKGDGNSSNIFYCAYQNERKRIGIKKTYHYEKNNVKNDKSKSNDDDNNNNRYRWILHEISLDESLLHHAKTGDLVICRLRRHSKKEDIAPYMSASSQSINYDRSYYKFVKSSYRCTGLYFRSDDKYVQSNFEYTRSNRRILARFFDDKFKRNNN from the exons ATGGCAGCtgcatcatcatcttcatcctcGTCGACGCCTGAATGGCCAGGCGGGTTCGTGTTTGATCCACTAGACGAAGTGCTAGTGATTCATTATCTTCATCCTAAGGCCACGGAAATTTCCAACTGTAAATGCCCTGAAGTAATCCCTGAATGCGATCTTTACGGCACTGAAGAACCATGGCAGATTTGGGAGAAGATGGAAGAAGCTAATAACTGTATAAGGAACAAAGACGAGATGTTCTTCTTCACAAGATTGAAGAGGGTCTCTTCCAAGTCCAACCGTTGCAAGAGAAGCATTGGCAAAGGTTGTTGGAAAGGCGATGGTAATTCcagcaatattttttattgcgCCTACCAAaacgaaagaaaaagaatcgGAATCAAAAAGACTTACCATTATGAGAAAAACAACGTCAAGAACGACAAGTCCAAGTCCAACGAtgacgacaacaacaacaaccgcTATCGATGGATATTGCATGAGATTAGCCTTGACGAGTCTTTACTACATCACGCTAAG ACTGGAGATTTGGTGATCTGTAGACTCAGAAGGCATTCAAAAAAGGAAGATATTGCCCCATATATGAGTGCGTCAAGTCAGAGTATAAACTATGATAGATCATACTACAAATTTGTCAAATCAAGTTATAGGTGTACCGGATTATACTTTAGATCAGACGACAAATATGTccaatcaaattttgaatataCCAGATCAAATAGGAGAATATTGGCTAGATTTTTTGATGACAAATTCAAGAGAAATAACAATTAA